One segment of Cervus canadensis isolate Bull #8, Minnesota chromosome 32, ASM1932006v1, whole genome shotgun sequence DNA contains the following:
- the SH2B2 gene encoding SH2B adapter protein 2 isoform X2 yields the protein MSHLPGGPHTLVLPGKAAHTVPGSGSGWALPRGRKLTHRLLSPAASAGCDGTGAMNGAAPVPVPVPVPDWRQFCELHAQAAAVDFAHKFCRFLRDNPAYDTPDAGASFSRHFAANFLDVFSEEVRRVLVAGPAPPRGAAEPPDAMEPGPAGPPALKAAPYGHSRSSEDVSATAAAKARVRKGFSLRNMSLCVVDGVRDMWHRRASPEPDAAPRAAEPPAEARDKWMRRLRLSRTLAAKVELVDIQREGALRFMVADDAASGPGGAAQWQKCRLLLRRAVAGERFRLEFFVPPKASRPKVSIPLSAIIEVRTTMPLEMPEKDNTFVLKVENGAEYILETIDSLQKHSWVADIQGCADPGDSEEDAEPSCARGGCLASRVASCSCELLTEVDLPRPPETTAAVVTAPHSRAREAVGESLVHVPLETFLETLESPGGSGSNNTAEEAAEPEAQAEAELELSDYPWFHGTLSRVKAAQLVLVGGPRNHGLFVIRQSETRPGEYVLTFNFQGKAKHLRLSLNGHGQCHVQHLWFQSVLDMLRHFHTHPIPLESGGSADITLRSYVRAQGPPPDPGPSPSAAPPPPACWSEPAGQHYFSSLAAAACPPASPSEAGGASSSSASSSSAASVPGAPRPAAEGPLSARSRSNSAERLLEAAGGGAEEPPEAGPGEGARGHTRAVENQYSFY from the exons ATGTCccacctccctggtggtcctcACACACTGGTGCTGCCGGGAAAGGCGGCTCACACAGTCCCGGGAAGCGGCAGCGGGTGGGCGCTCCCCAGGGGTCGGAAGTTGACTCACCGGTTGCTCTCGCCCGCAGCCTCCGCGGGCTGCGATGGGACGGGAGCCATGAATGGTGCCGCCCCGGTCCCGGTCCCGGTGCCGGTCCCGGACTGGCGGCAGTTCTGCGAGCTGCACGCGCAGGCGGCCGCCGTGGACTTCGCGCACAAGTTCTGCCGCTTCCTGCGGGACAACCCGGCCTACGACACGCCCGACGCCGGCGCCTCCTTCTCCCGCCACTTCGCCGCCAACTTCCTGGACGTGTTCAGTGAGGAGGTGCGCCGCGTGCTGGTGGCCGGGCCGGCGCCGCCGCGAGGGGCGGCCGAGCCCCCGGACGCCATGGAGCCCGGGCCCGCGGGGCCCCCAGCGCTCAAGGCCGCGCCCTACGGCCACTCGCGGAGCTCGGAGGACGTGTCGGCGACCGCAGCGGCCAAGGCCCGCGTCCGCAAGGGCTTCTCGCTGCGCAACATGAGCCTGTGCGTGGTGGACGGCGTGCGCGACATGTGGCACCGGCGCGCCTCCCCCGAGCCCGACGCCGCCCCGCGCGCCGCCGAGCCCCCAGCCGAGGCGCGCGACAAGTGGATGCGGCGCCTGCGGCTGTCGCGGACGCTGGCGGCCAAGGTGGAGCTGGTGGACATCCAGCGCGAGGGCGCGCTGCGCTTCATGGTGGCGGACGACGCGGCCTCGGGCCCCGGGGGCGCCGCCCAGTGGCAGAAGTGTCGCTTGCTCCTGCGCAGGGCCGTGGCGGGCGAGCGCTTCCGCCTGGAGTTCTTCGTGCCACCCAAG GCCTCCAGGCCCAAAGTCAGCATCCCTCTGTCGGCCATCATCGAGGTCCGTACCACCATGCCCCTGGAGATGCCAGAGAAGGACAACACGTTCGTGCTGAAG GTGGAGAATGGAGCAGAGTACATCCTGGAGACCATCGACTCCCTCCAGAAGCACTCGTGGGTGGCTGACATCCAGGGCTGCGCAGACCCCGG GGACAGCGAGGAAGACGCGGAGCCCTCCTGTGCCCGGGGAGGCTGTCTGGCCAGCCGCGTGGCCTCCTGCAGCTGTGAGCTCCTGACGGAGG TGGACCTGCCCCGGCCCCCAGAGACAACGGCAGCCGTGGTGACAGCCCCACACAGCCGCGCTCGAGAGGCTGTCGGAGAATCCCTGGTCCACGTCCCGTTGGAGACCTTCCTGGAGACCCTGGAGTCCCCGGGAGGCAGCGGCAGCAACAACACAG CGGAGGAGGCAGCGGAGCCGGAGGCCCAGGCCGAGGCCGAGCTGGAGCTCTCCGACTACCCCTGGTTCCACGGGACGCTGTCGCGGGTCAAGGCGGCTCAGCTGGTGCTGGTGGGCGGGCCCCGGAACCACGGCCTCTTTGTGATCCGCCAGAGTGAGACCCGGCCCGGGGAGTACGTGCTGACCTTCAACTTCCAGGGCAAGGCCAAG CACCTGCGCCTGTCCTTGAACGGCCACGGGCAGTGCCACGTGCAGCACCTGTGGTTCCAGTCTGTGCTCGACATGCTCCGCCACTTCCACACCCACCCCATCCCGCTGGAGTCCGGGGGTTCTGCCGACATCACCCTCCGCAGCTATGTGCGGGCCCAGGGCCCCCCGCCTG ACCCGGGGCCCTCGCCCAGCGCCGCGCCCCCACCGCCCGCCTGCTGGAGCGAGCCGGCCGGCCAGCACTACTTCTCCAGCCTCGCCGCGGCCGCCTGCCCGCCCGCCTCGCCTTCGGAGGCCGGCGGCGCCTCGTCCTCGTCCGCCTCGTCGTCTTCGGCCGCGTCGGTGCCCGGCGCCCCGCGCCCTGCCGCCGAGGGCCCCCTGAGCGCCCGCAGCCGCAGCAACAGCGCGGAGCGCCTGCTGGAGGCGGCGGGCGGGGGCGCCGAAGAGCCCCCCGAGGCCGGGCCGGGCGAGGGCGCCCGGGGCCACACGCGGGCCGTGGAGAACCAATACTCCTTCTACTAG
- the SH2B2 gene encoding SH2B adapter protein 2 isoform X1: MSHLPGGPHTLVLPGKAAHTVPGSGSGWALPRGRKLTHRLLSPAASAGCDGTGAMNGAAPVPVPVPVPDWRQFCELHAQAAAVDFAHKFCRFLRDNPAYDTPDAGASFSRHFAANFLDVFSEEVRRVLVAGPAPPRGAAEPPDAMEPGPAGPPALKAAPYGHSRSSEDVSATAAAKARVRKGFSLRNMSLCVVDGVRDMWHRRASPEPDAAPRAAEPPAEARDKWMRRLRLSRTLAAKVELVDIQREGALRFMVADDAASGPGGAAQWQKCRLLLRRAVAGERFRLEFFVPPKASRPKVSIPLSAIIEVRTTMPLEMPEKDNTFVLKVENGAEYILETIDSLQKHSWVADIQGCADPGDSEEDAEPSCARGGCLASRVASCSCELLTEAVDLPRPPETTAAVVTAPHSRAREAVGESLVHVPLETFLETLESPGGSGSNNTAEEAAEPEAQAEAELELSDYPWFHGTLSRVKAAQLVLVGGPRNHGLFVIRQSETRPGEYVLTFNFQGKAKHLRLSLNGHGQCHVQHLWFQSVLDMLRHFHTHPIPLESGGSADITLRSYVRAQGPPPDPGPSPSAAPPPPACWSEPAGQHYFSSLAAAACPPASPSEAGGASSSSASSSSAASVPGAPRPAAEGPLSARSRSNSAERLLEAAGGGAEEPPEAGPGEGARGHTRAVENQYSFY; encoded by the exons ATGTCccacctccctggtggtcctcACACACTGGTGCTGCCGGGAAAGGCGGCTCACACAGTCCCGGGAAGCGGCAGCGGGTGGGCGCTCCCCAGGGGTCGGAAGTTGACTCACCGGTTGCTCTCGCCCGCAGCCTCCGCGGGCTGCGATGGGACGGGAGCCATGAATGGTGCCGCCCCGGTCCCGGTCCCGGTGCCGGTCCCGGACTGGCGGCAGTTCTGCGAGCTGCACGCGCAGGCGGCCGCCGTGGACTTCGCGCACAAGTTCTGCCGCTTCCTGCGGGACAACCCGGCCTACGACACGCCCGACGCCGGCGCCTCCTTCTCCCGCCACTTCGCCGCCAACTTCCTGGACGTGTTCAGTGAGGAGGTGCGCCGCGTGCTGGTGGCCGGGCCGGCGCCGCCGCGAGGGGCGGCCGAGCCCCCGGACGCCATGGAGCCCGGGCCCGCGGGGCCCCCAGCGCTCAAGGCCGCGCCCTACGGCCACTCGCGGAGCTCGGAGGACGTGTCGGCGACCGCAGCGGCCAAGGCCCGCGTCCGCAAGGGCTTCTCGCTGCGCAACATGAGCCTGTGCGTGGTGGACGGCGTGCGCGACATGTGGCACCGGCGCGCCTCCCCCGAGCCCGACGCCGCCCCGCGCGCCGCCGAGCCCCCAGCCGAGGCGCGCGACAAGTGGATGCGGCGCCTGCGGCTGTCGCGGACGCTGGCGGCCAAGGTGGAGCTGGTGGACATCCAGCGCGAGGGCGCGCTGCGCTTCATGGTGGCGGACGACGCGGCCTCGGGCCCCGGGGGCGCCGCCCAGTGGCAGAAGTGTCGCTTGCTCCTGCGCAGGGCCGTGGCGGGCGAGCGCTTCCGCCTGGAGTTCTTCGTGCCACCCAAG GCCTCCAGGCCCAAAGTCAGCATCCCTCTGTCGGCCATCATCGAGGTCCGTACCACCATGCCCCTGGAGATGCCAGAGAAGGACAACACGTTCGTGCTGAAG GTGGAGAATGGAGCAGAGTACATCCTGGAGACCATCGACTCCCTCCAGAAGCACTCGTGGGTGGCTGACATCCAGGGCTGCGCAGACCCCGG GGACAGCGAGGAAGACGCGGAGCCCTCCTGTGCCCGGGGAGGCTGTCTGGCCAGCCGCGTGGCCTCCTGCAGCTGTGAGCTCCTGACGGAGG CAGTGGACCTGCCCCGGCCCCCAGAGACAACGGCAGCCGTGGTGACAGCCCCACACAGCCGCGCTCGAGAGGCTGTCGGAGAATCCCTGGTCCACGTCCCGTTGGAGACCTTCCTGGAGACCCTGGAGTCCCCGGGAGGCAGCGGCAGCAACAACACAG CGGAGGAGGCAGCGGAGCCGGAGGCCCAGGCCGAGGCCGAGCTGGAGCTCTCCGACTACCCCTGGTTCCACGGGACGCTGTCGCGGGTCAAGGCGGCTCAGCTGGTGCTGGTGGGCGGGCCCCGGAACCACGGCCTCTTTGTGATCCGCCAGAGTGAGACCCGGCCCGGGGAGTACGTGCTGACCTTCAACTTCCAGGGCAAGGCCAAG CACCTGCGCCTGTCCTTGAACGGCCACGGGCAGTGCCACGTGCAGCACCTGTGGTTCCAGTCTGTGCTCGACATGCTCCGCCACTTCCACACCCACCCCATCCCGCTGGAGTCCGGGGGTTCTGCCGACATCACCCTCCGCAGCTATGTGCGGGCCCAGGGCCCCCCGCCTG ACCCGGGGCCCTCGCCCAGCGCCGCGCCCCCACCGCCCGCCTGCTGGAGCGAGCCGGCCGGCCAGCACTACTTCTCCAGCCTCGCCGCGGCCGCCTGCCCGCCCGCCTCGCCTTCGGAGGCCGGCGGCGCCTCGTCCTCGTCCGCCTCGTCGTCTTCGGCCGCGTCGGTGCCCGGCGCCCCGCGCCCTGCCGCCGAGGGCCCCCTGAGCGCCCGCAGCCGCAGCAACAGCGCGGAGCGCCTGCTGGAGGCGGCGGGCGGGGGCGCCGAAGAGCCCCCCGAGGCCGGGCCGGGCGAGGGCGCCCGGGGCCACACGCGGGCCGTGGAGAACCAATACTCCTTCTACTAG
- the SH2B2 gene encoding SH2B adapter protein 2 isoform X4, giving the protein MRWCSQELRGKGRAGNRGDPGKAASAGCDGTGAMNGAAPVPVPVPVPDWRQFCELHAQAAAVDFAHKFCRFLRDNPAYDTPDAGASFSRHFAANFLDVFSEEVRRVLVAGPAPPRGAAEPPDAMEPGPAGPPALKAAPYGHSRSSEDVSATAAAKARVRKGFSLRNMSLCVVDGVRDMWHRRASPEPDAAPRAAEPPAEARDKWMRRLRLSRTLAAKVELVDIQREGALRFMVADDAASGPGGAAQWQKCRLLLRRAVAGERFRLEFFVPPKASRPKVSIPLSAIIEVRTTMPLEMPEKDNTFVLKVENGAEYILETIDSLQKHSWVADIQGCADPGDSEEDAEPSCARGGCLASRVASCSCELLTEAVDLPRPPETTAAVVTAPHSRAREAVGESLVHVPLETFLETLESPGGSGSNNTAEEAAEPEAQAEAELELSDYPWFHGTLSRVKAAQLVLVGGPRNHGLFVIRQSETRPGEYVLTFNFQGKAKHLRLSLNGHGQCHVQHLWFQSVLDMLRHFHTHPIPLESGGSADITLRSYVRAQGPPPDPGPSPSAAPPPPACWSEPAGQHYFSSLAAAACPPASPSEAGGASSSSASSSSAASVPGAPRPAAEGPLSARSRSNSAERLLEAAGGGAEEPPEAGPGEGARGHTRAVENQYSFY; this is encoded by the exons ATGAGATGGTGCTCCCAGGAGCTGCGAGGGAAGGGCCGGGCCGGGAATCGTGGGGATCCTGGGAAGGCAG CCTCCGCGGGCTGCGATGGGACGGGAGCCATGAATGGTGCCGCCCCGGTCCCGGTCCCGGTGCCGGTCCCGGACTGGCGGCAGTTCTGCGAGCTGCACGCGCAGGCGGCCGCCGTGGACTTCGCGCACAAGTTCTGCCGCTTCCTGCGGGACAACCCGGCCTACGACACGCCCGACGCCGGCGCCTCCTTCTCCCGCCACTTCGCCGCCAACTTCCTGGACGTGTTCAGTGAGGAGGTGCGCCGCGTGCTGGTGGCCGGGCCGGCGCCGCCGCGAGGGGCGGCCGAGCCCCCGGACGCCATGGAGCCCGGGCCCGCGGGGCCCCCAGCGCTCAAGGCCGCGCCCTACGGCCACTCGCGGAGCTCGGAGGACGTGTCGGCGACCGCAGCGGCCAAGGCCCGCGTCCGCAAGGGCTTCTCGCTGCGCAACATGAGCCTGTGCGTGGTGGACGGCGTGCGCGACATGTGGCACCGGCGCGCCTCCCCCGAGCCCGACGCCGCCCCGCGCGCCGCCGAGCCCCCAGCCGAGGCGCGCGACAAGTGGATGCGGCGCCTGCGGCTGTCGCGGACGCTGGCGGCCAAGGTGGAGCTGGTGGACATCCAGCGCGAGGGCGCGCTGCGCTTCATGGTGGCGGACGACGCGGCCTCGGGCCCCGGGGGCGCCGCCCAGTGGCAGAAGTGTCGCTTGCTCCTGCGCAGGGCCGTGGCGGGCGAGCGCTTCCGCCTGGAGTTCTTCGTGCCACCCAAG GCCTCCAGGCCCAAAGTCAGCATCCCTCTGTCGGCCATCATCGAGGTCCGTACCACCATGCCCCTGGAGATGCCAGAGAAGGACAACACGTTCGTGCTGAAG GTGGAGAATGGAGCAGAGTACATCCTGGAGACCATCGACTCCCTCCAGAAGCACTCGTGGGTGGCTGACATCCAGGGCTGCGCAGACCCCGG GGACAGCGAGGAAGACGCGGAGCCCTCCTGTGCCCGGGGAGGCTGTCTGGCCAGCCGCGTGGCCTCCTGCAGCTGTGAGCTCCTGACGGAGG CAGTGGACCTGCCCCGGCCCCCAGAGACAACGGCAGCCGTGGTGACAGCCCCACACAGCCGCGCTCGAGAGGCTGTCGGAGAATCCCTGGTCCACGTCCCGTTGGAGACCTTCCTGGAGACCCTGGAGTCCCCGGGAGGCAGCGGCAGCAACAACACAG CGGAGGAGGCAGCGGAGCCGGAGGCCCAGGCCGAGGCCGAGCTGGAGCTCTCCGACTACCCCTGGTTCCACGGGACGCTGTCGCGGGTCAAGGCGGCTCAGCTGGTGCTGGTGGGCGGGCCCCGGAACCACGGCCTCTTTGTGATCCGCCAGAGTGAGACCCGGCCCGGGGAGTACGTGCTGACCTTCAACTTCCAGGGCAAGGCCAAG CACCTGCGCCTGTCCTTGAACGGCCACGGGCAGTGCCACGTGCAGCACCTGTGGTTCCAGTCTGTGCTCGACATGCTCCGCCACTTCCACACCCACCCCATCCCGCTGGAGTCCGGGGGTTCTGCCGACATCACCCTCCGCAGCTATGTGCGGGCCCAGGGCCCCCCGCCTG ACCCGGGGCCCTCGCCCAGCGCCGCGCCCCCACCGCCCGCCTGCTGGAGCGAGCCGGCCGGCCAGCACTACTTCTCCAGCCTCGCCGCGGCCGCCTGCCCGCCCGCCTCGCCTTCGGAGGCCGGCGGCGCCTCGTCCTCGTCCGCCTCGTCGTCTTCGGCCGCGTCGGTGCCCGGCGCCCCGCGCCCTGCCGCCGAGGGCCCCCTGAGCGCCCGCAGCCGCAGCAACAGCGCGGAGCGCCTGCTGGAGGCGGCGGGCGGGGGCGCCGAAGAGCCCCCCGAGGCCGGGCCGGGCGAGGGCGCCCGGGGCCACACGCGGGCCGTGGAGAACCAATACTCCTTCTACTAG
- the SH2B2 gene encoding SH2B adapter protein 2 isoform X5, with translation MTGHQWSSAQHSEPASAGCDGTGAMNGAAPVPVPVPVPDWRQFCELHAQAAAVDFAHKFCRFLRDNPAYDTPDAGASFSRHFAANFLDVFSEEVRRVLVAGPAPPRGAAEPPDAMEPGPAGPPALKAAPYGHSRSSEDVSATAAAKARVRKGFSLRNMSLCVVDGVRDMWHRRASPEPDAAPRAAEPPAEARDKWMRRLRLSRTLAAKVELVDIQREGALRFMVADDAASGPGGAAQWQKCRLLLRRAVAGERFRLEFFVPPKASRPKVSIPLSAIIEVRTTMPLEMPEKDNTFVLKVENGAEYILETIDSLQKHSWVADIQGCADPGDSEEDAEPSCARGGCLASRVASCSCELLTEAVDLPRPPETTAAVVTAPHSRAREAVGESLVHVPLETFLETLESPGGSGSNNTAEEAAEPEAQAEAELELSDYPWFHGTLSRVKAAQLVLVGGPRNHGLFVIRQSETRPGEYVLTFNFQGKAKHLRLSLNGHGQCHVQHLWFQSVLDMLRHFHTHPIPLESGGSADITLRSYVRAQGPPPDPGPSPSAAPPPPACWSEPAGQHYFSSLAAAACPPASPSEAGGASSSSASSSSAASVPGAPRPAAEGPLSARSRSNSAERLLEAAGGGAEEPPEAGPGEGARGHTRAVENQYSFY, from the exons CCTCCGCGGGCTGCGATGGGACGGGAGCCATGAATGGTGCCGCCCCGGTCCCGGTCCCGGTGCCGGTCCCGGACTGGCGGCAGTTCTGCGAGCTGCACGCGCAGGCGGCCGCCGTGGACTTCGCGCACAAGTTCTGCCGCTTCCTGCGGGACAACCCGGCCTACGACACGCCCGACGCCGGCGCCTCCTTCTCCCGCCACTTCGCCGCCAACTTCCTGGACGTGTTCAGTGAGGAGGTGCGCCGCGTGCTGGTGGCCGGGCCGGCGCCGCCGCGAGGGGCGGCCGAGCCCCCGGACGCCATGGAGCCCGGGCCCGCGGGGCCCCCAGCGCTCAAGGCCGCGCCCTACGGCCACTCGCGGAGCTCGGAGGACGTGTCGGCGACCGCAGCGGCCAAGGCCCGCGTCCGCAAGGGCTTCTCGCTGCGCAACATGAGCCTGTGCGTGGTGGACGGCGTGCGCGACATGTGGCACCGGCGCGCCTCCCCCGAGCCCGACGCCGCCCCGCGCGCCGCCGAGCCCCCAGCCGAGGCGCGCGACAAGTGGATGCGGCGCCTGCGGCTGTCGCGGACGCTGGCGGCCAAGGTGGAGCTGGTGGACATCCAGCGCGAGGGCGCGCTGCGCTTCATGGTGGCGGACGACGCGGCCTCGGGCCCCGGGGGCGCCGCCCAGTGGCAGAAGTGTCGCTTGCTCCTGCGCAGGGCCGTGGCGGGCGAGCGCTTCCGCCTGGAGTTCTTCGTGCCACCCAAG GCCTCCAGGCCCAAAGTCAGCATCCCTCTGTCGGCCATCATCGAGGTCCGTACCACCATGCCCCTGGAGATGCCAGAGAAGGACAACACGTTCGTGCTGAAG GTGGAGAATGGAGCAGAGTACATCCTGGAGACCATCGACTCCCTCCAGAAGCACTCGTGGGTGGCTGACATCCAGGGCTGCGCAGACCCCGG GGACAGCGAGGAAGACGCGGAGCCCTCCTGTGCCCGGGGAGGCTGTCTGGCCAGCCGCGTGGCCTCCTGCAGCTGTGAGCTCCTGACGGAGG CAGTGGACCTGCCCCGGCCCCCAGAGACAACGGCAGCCGTGGTGACAGCCCCACACAGCCGCGCTCGAGAGGCTGTCGGAGAATCCCTGGTCCACGTCCCGTTGGAGACCTTCCTGGAGACCCTGGAGTCCCCGGGAGGCAGCGGCAGCAACAACACAG CGGAGGAGGCAGCGGAGCCGGAGGCCCAGGCCGAGGCCGAGCTGGAGCTCTCCGACTACCCCTGGTTCCACGGGACGCTGTCGCGGGTCAAGGCGGCTCAGCTGGTGCTGGTGGGCGGGCCCCGGAACCACGGCCTCTTTGTGATCCGCCAGAGTGAGACCCGGCCCGGGGAGTACGTGCTGACCTTCAACTTCCAGGGCAAGGCCAAG CACCTGCGCCTGTCCTTGAACGGCCACGGGCAGTGCCACGTGCAGCACCTGTGGTTCCAGTCTGTGCTCGACATGCTCCGCCACTTCCACACCCACCCCATCCCGCTGGAGTCCGGGGGTTCTGCCGACATCACCCTCCGCAGCTATGTGCGGGCCCAGGGCCCCCCGCCTG ACCCGGGGCCCTCGCCCAGCGCCGCGCCCCCACCGCCCGCCTGCTGGAGCGAGCCGGCCGGCCAGCACTACTTCTCCAGCCTCGCCGCGGCCGCCTGCCCGCCCGCCTCGCCTTCGGAGGCCGGCGGCGCCTCGTCCTCGTCCGCCTCGTCGTCTTCGGCCGCGTCGGTGCCCGGCGCCCCGCGCCCTGCCGCCGAGGGCCCCCTGAGCGCCCGCAGCCGCAGCAACAGCGCGGAGCGCCTGCTGGAGGCGGCGGGCGGGGGCGCCGAAGAGCCCCCCGAGGCCGGGCCGGGCGAGGGCGCCCGGGGCCACACGCGGGCCGTGGAGAACCAATACTCCTTCTACTAG
- the SH2B2 gene encoding SH2B adapter protein 2 isoform X6 — translation MNGAAPVPVPVPVPDWRQFCELHAQAAAVDFAHKFCRFLRDNPAYDTPDAGASFSRHFAANFLDVFSEEVRRVLVAGPAPPRGAAEPPDAMEPGPAGPPALKAAPYGHSRSSEDVSATAAAKARVRKGFSLRNMSLCVVDGVRDMWHRRASPEPDAAPRAAEPPAEARDKWMRRLRLSRTLAAKVELVDIQREGALRFMVADDAASGPGGAAQWQKCRLLLRRAVAGERFRLEFFVPPKASRPKVSIPLSAIIEVRTTMPLEMPEKDNTFVLKVENGAEYILETIDSLQKHSWVADIQGCADPGDSEEDAEPSCARGGCLASRVASCSCELLTEAVDLPRPPETTAAVVTAPHSRAREAVGESLVHVPLETFLETLESPGGSGSNNTAEEAAEPEAQAEAELELSDYPWFHGTLSRVKAAQLVLVGGPRNHGLFVIRQSETRPGEYVLTFNFQGKAKHLRLSLNGHGQCHVQHLWFQSVLDMLRHFHTHPIPLESGGSADITLRSYVRAQGPPPDPGPSPSAAPPPPACWSEPAGQHYFSSLAAAACPPASPSEAGGASSSSASSSSAASVPGAPRPAAEGPLSARSRSNSAERLLEAAGGGAEEPPEAGPGEGARGHTRAVENQYSFY, via the exons ATGAATGGTGCCGCCCCGGTCCCGGTCCCGGTGCCGGTCCCGGACTGGCGGCAGTTCTGCGAGCTGCACGCGCAGGCGGCCGCCGTGGACTTCGCGCACAAGTTCTGCCGCTTCCTGCGGGACAACCCGGCCTACGACACGCCCGACGCCGGCGCCTCCTTCTCCCGCCACTTCGCCGCCAACTTCCTGGACGTGTTCAGTGAGGAGGTGCGCCGCGTGCTGGTGGCCGGGCCGGCGCCGCCGCGAGGGGCGGCCGAGCCCCCGGACGCCATGGAGCCCGGGCCCGCGGGGCCCCCAGCGCTCAAGGCCGCGCCCTACGGCCACTCGCGGAGCTCGGAGGACGTGTCGGCGACCGCAGCGGCCAAGGCCCGCGTCCGCAAGGGCTTCTCGCTGCGCAACATGAGCCTGTGCGTGGTGGACGGCGTGCGCGACATGTGGCACCGGCGCGCCTCCCCCGAGCCCGACGCCGCCCCGCGCGCCGCCGAGCCCCCAGCCGAGGCGCGCGACAAGTGGATGCGGCGCCTGCGGCTGTCGCGGACGCTGGCGGCCAAGGTGGAGCTGGTGGACATCCAGCGCGAGGGCGCGCTGCGCTTCATGGTGGCGGACGACGCGGCCTCGGGCCCCGGGGGCGCCGCCCAGTGGCAGAAGTGTCGCTTGCTCCTGCGCAGGGCCGTGGCGGGCGAGCGCTTCCGCCTGGAGTTCTTCGTGCCACCCAAG GCCTCCAGGCCCAAAGTCAGCATCCCTCTGTCGGCCATCATCGAGGTCCGTACCACCATGCCCCTGGAGATGCCAGAGAAGGACAACACGTTCGTGCTGAAG GTGGAGAATGGAGCAGAGTACATCCTGGAGACCATCGACTCCCTCCAGAAGCACTCGTGGGTGGCTGACATCCAGGGCTGCGCAGACCCCGG GGACAGCGAGGAAGACGCGGAGCCCTCCTGTGCCCGGGGAGGCTGTCTGGCCAGCCGCGTGGCCTCCTGCAGCTGTGAGCTCCTGACGGAGG CAGTGGACCTGCCCCGGCCCCCAGAGACAACGGCAGCCGTGGTGACAGCCCCACACAGCCGCGCTCGAGAGGCTGTCGGAGAATCCCTGGTCCACGTCCCGTTGGAGACCTTCCTGGAGACCCTGGAGTCCCCGGGAGGCAGCGGCAGCAACAACACAG CGGAGGAGGCAGCGGAGCCGGAGGCCCAGGCCGAGGCCGAGCTGGAGCTCTCCGACTACCCCTGGTTCCACGGGACGCTGTCGCGGGTCAAGGCGGCTCAGCTGGTGCTGGTGGGCGGGCCCCGGAACCACGGCCTCTTTGTGATCCGCCAGAGTGAGACCCGGCCCGGGGAGTACGTGCTGACCTTCAACTTCCAGGGCAAGGCCAAG CACCTGCGCCTGTCCTTGAACGGCCACGGGCAGTGCCACGTGCAGCACCTGTGGTTCCAGTCTGTGCTCGACATGCTCCGCCACTTCCACACCCACCCCATCCCGCTGGAGTCCGGGGGTTCTGCCGACATCACCCTCCGCAGCTATGTGCGGGCCCAGGGCCCCCCGCCTG ACCCGGGGCCCTCGCCCAGCGCCGCGCCCCCACCGCCCGCCTGCTGGAGCGAGCCGGCCGGCCAGCACTACTTCTCCAGCCTCGCCGCGGCCGCCTGCCCGCCCGCCTCGCCTTCGGAGGCCGGCGGCGCCTCGTCCTCGTCCGCCTCGTCGTCTTCGGCCGCGTCGGTGCCCGGCGCCCCGCGCCCTGCCGCCGAGGGCCCCCTGAGCGCCCGCAGCCGCAGCAACAGCGCGGAGCGCCTGCTGGAGGCGGCGGGCGGGGGCGCCGAAGAGCCCCCCGAGGCCGGGCCGGGCGAGGGCGCCCGGGGCCACACGCGGGCCGTGGAGAACCAATACTCCTTCTACTAG